DNA from Pichia kudriavzevii chromosome 5, complete sequence:
AGCATTATTATCGATATAAAGAGACTCATCTCGGGATGCAGTAATGGAATTTCTCCTTGAGTTCACAGTTGGCGATGTGTCAATGTAAATAGACGATACAGCGCCTGTAGATGTGTTTCTACTATGAGATGGACCCgtcaattttggaatggTATTGCTTGTCATCACTGGTAATTTTTCAGGTGATTTAATGCCAAATTTGGTTGGATTATTGGAAACTGGGCTAGGGTAACTTGGAGGCGCAGGTGCCCTCCTAGGGGATGCAAACTGTTCATTTGATACAATTGGCTCTGGTGTCATTTGAAGTGCATCTGAAGATAGATCAGTATTTGAATTGTCAAACTGTAAAGGCGATGGTGATGTTTTTATACTATTTAGGCGATTTGGATTTCCTAACTCAACGTAAGATTGAGGGCGAGGAGTTTGTTTATAGCTAAATCTGCTTGAGCCAATAGAACTCTGCCTTTTATTCAATTGGTTAGATGCAAGCGCATGTATGTTATCATTTGACCTAATggttgaattgaaaaactcatttTGGTTGAAGCTACTATTGCCAAGAGTCggattttgaaattttctgagttcttcaatttctttataaatttcaaaccTTGTACCAAACGAGTTGATATCAAGTTCCTTCAAATACGCTAGCTCTAATTCAAGTAAAATATGGCCAGAGATCTTGTGAACTATAAATTTATTGGCCGTTTCAGCACCAACTATATTACTAAAATATTCTGCAACTTGATAGGGAGAccaattttcaacattttcacGATTCAATGAATCGTCATTCGAGTTAACTATTGATGTGCTCGATGCATTTTTCTTGTCGACTGATAATTCTTTTAAAGCATTATCTATATCGCTGACGTATCGATTCACATTAGcatcattattattagaTGGATGGGTCACTGCAGGAGCTTCATGagaatcttcaaaataagATGATGAGTTAGCTGTTATGGGGCTACTTTGAGGAGTTCTCCTTGACCTTGAACGTAGCAAGGATGGCTTTTTAACTAAATCATTCGaagatttctttattttcgTAAATATTTTTGGGTATAATCCAACTTGGCCAGTGGATAAATTTTTACCCATATACCAaccatcatcaaattcgGAGTCATCGCTAATTATTTCAACTATATCACCCTCCTGGATCGTCAATTCATCAGGTAATCTAGCTTCAAATGATTTGATGACGGTATATAATTGGGTGTGCGTATGTGAACCGATGGAGTTCTCACGATTTGACATATTTGTTTATCGGACCAAACGGCAATAAGTTCCTACCTTTCAAAGTGATGTTTGACAACCTCTATCACCTATGAATACGGTTTATATAAAACGCCTGgttaaagaaaagaaaaaagaagacaGGTTGCAGAAACTTTCCCACCTTAGTATTTGTCTTGTCAGGATCTCTGAAGTGTGTCCGGCACAACGAACGGCAAAAACTTGTCGCGGTACTGCTGTTTCATAAAATTTGTTAGTTTTCAAGCGGACAAGGTTGGACTAAATAAATTACTGTCTAATAGATAAGTTATAAAGTACCTAATACATGCGGGAAAAGGTGGAGAGCTGTGATAAAACTGGAAATGATGTAGCAGTAGAAAAGagtaaaaaagaaataaaataaaggaaaCAAATACAGTTAATAAATATGAAAACGAGTGGAAGATAAAACTGCGACGTGAGGGCACTCTATCGAAATGAAACAAATGAAGTGCAGCGTATTCTGGACAATTGGATTAGGTGGAGTAGTTCAATTTCATACTACAACTCCTCATCTTCTTTGATGTTTGTGATGTTATTCAAGTCCTTACTAacattcatcaaatttttaGTGTATATATTATATGAATGCTGATAATAATCTGGGGTTCTTGCGACTCTCGGTGATGGGGTGAAATTGATATAATCACTCATGCTAAACCCAGGAGTTCTGTTGACATTCTTATGAGAGTTACTAGATAATCTATTGTTCGGGGTAGCAGGAGCTTGGAACCTTCCATGttgattattattattgttattactTAAGAGATTTATTCCAATTGGTGTGCCTAGTAGAGGTTGCATCATCGAATTTTGTGTTGGAGATAAGAAACCATTTCTTAGAGGGGTAGACTCTAACCCACTGCCACCAATGCTGATAATATTATGGTTACTATTATTTGCCTTTGGTGTTGTTGGAATAGCCAACATCTTATTAATATCCCGTTGTtctttattgttgaatgtTCTCGCTGGCGAATTTGATAAGAACAAAAGTAAATCAGCACCATCATCTTGGTTGTTTTTGCTAGTTGAAGCCCTTGGAGTGGACAGTAAACTGTTAGTCGATTGTTCCTTGTCTGGGTTCATTTGCAGTGAAGGTGTATTTTCATCCCATGGTTGATCTGCTTGTATTGTTCTATTTAAATCTGGATCTTGCTGCAAAGGAGGTaatagtttctttttagGGCTCATTCTTCTCGagttttcattttggaaTTCGTTGGAAGGTTTCAAAGTGTTAGATTTGGTTACAAGTTTAATCTCTGATGATCTCTGGACAGTTTGGAAGATGTCAAACTGCTTCAATGGTGGTGTTTTAGGAGGCTGTGTTGCATTATTAGTTGAAGAATGAGGAAGAGATTGTGGGGTTACAAGTAAGGACCCCCTCGTAAACTGGTAAGGGCTACTTGTCATATCAAATGGAGAGGAGTTCAGCATACCGGTGGTATTGGACCTTTTCAATGGAGATACGAGAGTATCATCATGTTGCTCATAGTGTGAGTTTGTTCTATACATCATAGAACGTTTCCTCTTTAGGGGAGATATGGTAGCAGGCGTTAATGAGGAAAGAGATATATTGTTACCATCCAAACTTAACCTGGATTTTGTTGGGGTCAAcaattttgagttttggATATTTGATATTGCGGTTGCTGTAATATCGTTGGCGACATCTTCACTCAGGCTTTTCGAAGGGGAACTCATTGGCGTTGAGGAAGTGCTCGAGTTCAATTGGTGTGGATGGGCGTTATTGTCGTCATTACCAGAAATAGAGTTTTGATCCCGGACTTTTAAACCAACTCTAAGtagtttttccttcaattgtCTGGTCATTTTAGCAATTTCAGcccttttcaaaatcttttgagCAATAATATCCTCATTGGAAAGTGGGGAGGTTTCGTTTGAAGACGCATGTATATATGAATCTTGCGGTGAATTTTGCATTTTGTATCTTATGATGTTATCCTGAATATGAACtaacctttttttcttttctttttcttttttttttgggttGTCTGATTTTGTCGTCCAAAAAGGTTTCTGTAAAATTGATCGATTTATTCCTTAAGAAAACAGAATTGGTTGGAACTTCTTAGACGGTATGTGCTAAAGGCCTCAGTACCTTAAACTTAGGGGACCAATTGAGTTGTTGTaaccaaaaaaatccaaaagaaaaaggtCTGGGAGTGGTAACAATAAGGATTTATGTCCaggaggagaaaaaagaattaGCAAACGTGTCTGATTTACCAATTATAGCAGGggaaacaacaaataaCGAAGAATAAAGCTTTAATAAGAACTTATAACTATGCAATTAAGAGAAGCACTGGGAAAGAACTGCCctttttctaatttggaAAGGAAAATAAGGGGAGGAAAAGCAAGCGTGGAAGCACCAGTATTTGATCTCTTCATCGAGCAAGTAACCCTTTGCAAGATTTGAGGAAATGGAGAACTCAAGTGTTTAATTAAGGCGTCAATTTCTTCCGAAAGAAGCAATCCTTCCTAATTAGGAAATGACGCGAAAGACGTCTTGCAAAGGAAGGCGTACGGTGGAGGAGTTTTGGAAGAGGAAGGTGTGCAGTGGGGGATCGTTCGGCATTATTAATCACATCATTTCCACGGAAAAAATCACTCATCACGGCTCAGCTGTAACCGAAAGTTGATTTGTAAGCAAGGGACCCCTAGAGAAGACTATAAATAGTCAGGACACCCCCTATTTCAGGGTTCTTGTACTTTATAGTTAGGGTGACCATTACGATACATAGACAACAAGATATACAGCAAGAAATGGCCTCCGAGTTAGCAGATTCCAATTTATTCAAACCAATTAAGCTAGGTTCCATTGAGTTGAAGAACAGGTTGGTGTATGCACCAACTACTAGATTCAGAAACTCAACTGATTTTGTTGCTACAGATTCCATGTTGGAATACTACACCAGAAGAGCAAAGAATAATGGTGGTTTGCTGATTACTGAAGCTACCTTTGCGGCACCTGAGTTTGGTTTATACGAACGTGGTCCAATGATCAAGACCCCAGAACAAGTCAAGGCATGGAAGAAGATTGTCGATTCTGTCCATGAACAAGGTTCATACATTGCGATCCAAGTTTGGAATTTAGGCAGAACAGCTGATCCGGCATGTCTAAAGAAGCATGGGTtaccttttgtttctgcATCTGATTTCTATTTTGATGAAGCTTCCAAGAAGGCCGCAATTGAATGTGGTAATGAACTTAGGGCTCTTACCATTCCAGAAATCAAAGCAATGGTCGATGAATATGTTGCATGTGCAAAAAGATGCGTTGACGAAGCAGGTTTTGACATTGTCGAAATACACGGTGCTCACATGTACTTATTAGATCAATTCTTGCAAGAATCTTCTAACCAAAGAACTGATGAATATGGTGGATCCATCGAAAATAGGGCAAGATTTATGTTGGAAGTTGTCGATGCAGTTGTTGCAGCCATTGGTGCAGATAAGGTTGCTATTAGACTATCTCCATATGCAGAGTTCCAAGGTGCTTTGGGTTACAAATCCAGAATCAATCCAATTGTAACTTGGGGTTATGTTTTAAGTGAATTGGAGAGAAGAGCCAAGGAGGGTAACAGATTAGCATATGTCTCCGTCGTCGAGCCAAGAGTGTCTGGTATTTTCGATAACCCAGATGCTGCAAAGATTGATTTCACTTGGCCAGATCTGATTTGGAAAGGTCCAATCATCAGAGCCGGTGGTTATCTCGATCCAGAAAACCTCTCCAAATTAGCAAACGCTGTCAACAAAGATGACCACACGTTGATTGCTACAGCAAGATACTACACTTCAAACCCAGATCTAGTCAACAGGTTGAAGAATGGCTACCCATTGACTCCTTACAACAGAGCAGATTTCTATAGAATAGGCTCAAACATTGGTTACTTAAACTACACTGCTTAcggtgaagaagaagaccaTACTAAAGATGACGTTGAGCCAAAAGCGCTTTTTTAAATGAACATTGCATTACATGCTTAATAGATATAATTTTTAAATACAATATAATAATAGATAATCACATAATGAGAAAATAAGTGCCACGTTATAAACACATTGTATAAGTGGTCTTGGGGTCTTGTATTTCACCACGGATAGCAATTACCATGGGAAGTAAAAACACATACATTTGTAGATCTATACGCTACTACTTACTGGAACGAGGACAACTTGACGGAAATGCACAATATCATCTCGTAACTAGAGACAAGTGAGCTGGGATAGTCCTCGAACAGGTAAAACGTACATTTATATTGGATACAAGTATATCGGGTACATGTAAAGAGAGATACGGGCACTATATAGAACCTAGATTTCATAAAATATATGTCTTTTATTTACTATACAAACATCCAGATCCAACCAGGGATAGACGGTGCTCCAATGTAGGAGGCTTTCTCCTCTTGGGTTATCTAGTGTATTTTGACA
Protein-coding regions in this window:
- a CDS encoding uncharacterized protein (PKUD0E03780) encodes the protein MQNSPQDSYIHASSNETSPLSNEDIIAQKILKRAEIAKMTRQLKEKLLRVGLKVRDQNSISGNDDNNAHPHQLNSSTSSTPMSSPSKSLSEDVANDITATAISNIQNSKLLTPTKSRLSLDGNNISLSSLTPATISPLKRKRSMMYRTNSHYEQHDDTLVSPLKRSNTTGMLNSSPFDMTSSPYQFTRGSLLVTPQSLPHSSTNNATQPPKTPPLKQFDIFQTVQRSSEIKLVTKSNTLKPSNEFQNENSRRMSPKKKLLPPLQQDPDLNRTIQADQPWDENTPSLQMNPDKEQSTNSLLSTPRASTSKNNQDDGADLLLFLSNSPARTFNNKEQRDINKMLAIPTTPKANNSNHNIISIGGSGLESTPLRNGFLSPTQNSMMQPLLGTPIGINLLSNNNNNNQHGRFQAPATPNNRLSSNSHKNVNRTPGFSMSDYINFTPSPRVARTPDYYQHSYNIYTKNLMNVSKDLNNITNIKEDEEL
- a CDS encoding uncharacterized protein (PKUD0E03790; similar to Saccharomyces cerevisiae YHR179W (OYE2); ancestral locus Anc_5.58) is translated as MASELADSNLFKPIKLGSIELKNRLVYAPTTRFRNSTDFVATDSMLEYYTRRAKNNGGLLITEATFAAPEFGLYERGPMIKTPEQVKAWKKIVDSVHEQGSYIAIQVWNLGRTADPACLKKHGLPFVSASDFYFDEASKKAAIECGNELRALTIPEIKAMVDEYVACAKRCVDEAGFDIVEIHGAHMYLLDQFLQESSNQRTDEYGGSIENRARFMLEVVDAVVAAIGADKVAIRLSPYAEFQGALGYKSRINPIVTWGYVLSELERRAKEGNRLAYVSVVEPRVSGIFDNPDAAKIDFTWPDLIWKGPIIRAGGYLDPENLSKLANAVNKDDHTLIATARYYTSNPDLVNRLKNGYPLTPYNRADFYRIGSNIGYLNYTAYGEEEDHTKDDVEPKALF